One Colias croceus chromosome 7, ilColCroc2.1 genomic window carries:
- the LOC123693248 gene encoding uncharacterized protein LOC123693248 — translation MTLSTTIIPENFSSFEALAETAAHIAIHNFRWQYQSLILFNTTLICGVNAFIGSYNKSVIIGQSTFNPWFIENTKQFVLFLDNIDALIIMLEWLKSQRFNNTGKYLVICNSAEVYNCDENRAVSLFWQYQIANIIFMKHKSQQAYGFTYFQDVSCLNSPPIILNKWDTCFQNRNEESCSDIFPLKFTNLHKCPLIVSTFEQEPYMTIKNGIPGGADGDLLRVIIKALNANLIVMTPRIGTGWGKLEENGTWSGSLADIYNDWANFSMTSASLTLRRYMHFQISTSYNSITLAWVTHPSTLEPASLKLMRPYNAQARRGLLFLLLLVCIIAMIFKILKVKLNMPDIPDNILFHSWEICMGLPATRLPTKWVLSGCTILWMLYCYLIRTLYQVYLINCLQTDFRLQDLETIEDAIDAGYHFGGGLALKDLFIEYPLIYDNWENVESSNIQSTLLKLSNGLKFVLAMDYETARMFLRKPNRKLYILPHKIVNGPAVIFFKKYSWLAQSIDAILTRLIESGLCDKIYKDNTFIKIIDDSDAAKVINIDAFKGCYLILLCGWIMASVALVIEKYIYSRKKVIPKSINANP, via the coding sequence ATGACATTGTCCACCACTATAATACCAGAAAATTTCTCTTCGTTCGAGGCTCTAGCTGAAACTGCAGCACACATAGCGATCCACAATTTCAGATGGCAATACCAATCTCTCATTCTGTTTAATACGACTCTAATCTGTGGAGTTAATGCTTTTATTGGATCATACAACAAATCTGTAATCATCGGCCAAAGTactttcaatccttggttcaTCGAAAATACGAAACAATTTGTGCTATTCCTGGATAATATTGACGCCCTTATTATTATGCTGGAATGGTTGAAAAGTCAACGATTTAATAATACTGGAAAATATTTGGTCATATGTAACTCGGCCGAAGTGTACAATTGCGATGAAAATCGAGCTGTAAGTTTATTTTGGCAATATCAAATAGCAAATATCATTTTCATGAAACATAAGTCCCAGCAAGCGTACGGCTTTACTTATTTTCAAGACGTTAGTTGTCTCAACAGTCCTCCGATAATACTGAATAAATGGGATACCTGTTTTCAAAACAGAAATGAGGAGAGTTGTTCAGATATATTTCCActtaaatttacaaatttacataaatgtcCATTGATAGTTTCAACATTTGAACAAGAACCGTACATGACTATTAAAAATGGGATACCAGGCGGCGCAGACGGCGATTTGCTCCGTGTTATCATCAAGGCTCTAAACGCAAACCTCATTGTTATGACACCACGGATAGGTACTGGTTGGGGGAAATTAGAAGAAAACGGGACATGGAGTGGCTCCCTGGCGGATATTTACAATGATTGGGCCAACTTTTCTATGACTTCTGCCAGTTTAACTCTTCGGAGATAcatgcattttcaaatatcTACTAGCTACAATAGTATTACCCTTGCCTGGGTGACTCATCCGTCGACCTTGGAACCGGCGTCGTTGAAGCTAATGAGACCGTATAATGCTCAAGCAAGGAGAGGTTTACTCTTCCTCTTACTCCTTGTATGTATAATAGCTATGATCTTTAAAATCCTGAAGGTAAAATTGAATATGCCCGATATTCCTGACAATATACTTTTCCATTCTTGGGAAATATGTATGGGATTACCGGCGACTAGATTGCCCACAAAGTGGGTTTTATCAGGCTGTACTATACTTTGGatgttgtattgttatttaataaggACACTTTACCAAGTTTATCTCATTAACTGTTTGCAAACAGACTTTCGCCTCCAGGATTTAGAAACAATAGAAGATGCAATCGATGCCGGATATCACTTCGGAGGGGGTCTAGCTCTTAAAGATCTTTTCATTGAATATCCTCTCATTTATGATAATTGGGAAAATGTAGAAAGTAGCAATATTCAGTCTACTCTGTTGAAATTATCAAATGGATTGAAATTTGTTTTAGCGATGGATTATGAAACAGCCAGAATGTTTTTAAGGAAACCAAACAGAAAGTTGTATATATTGCCGCATAAAATTGTCAACGGCCCagctgttatattttttaagaaatattccTGGTTGGCACAGTCGATCGACGCCATACTAACACGTTTAATTGAATCCGGATTGtgtgataaaatttataaagataacacttttataaaaataattgatgacAGTGATGCTGCaaaagttattaatattgaCGCATTTAAGGGCTGCTACTTAATTCTTTTGTGTGGTTGGATTATGGCCTCCGTAGCATTGGTAAtagaaaagtatatttattcaaGAAAAAAAGTTATTCCAAAGTCTATTAATGCAAATCCATAA
- the LOC123693249 gene encoding glutamate receptor ionotropic, NMDA 2C-like, which yields MYNNAGKYLIVCNAVPGCDETEAVELFWQYRIGNVILIKYDNQHRATGYTFFHDESCGPGPPVKLEHWDDCIFENSVDDCENNMFPLKFKNLHRCPLKVSTFHQVPYMILGDTAPSGADGDLLNIIIEALNATLVLVIPRDTDGWGSLESNGTWSGSLGDVYYDCANFSMTSASITLHRYNFFQMSTNYNTMSVVWITHPSDVEWSSLKLLRPYSVKLRYALIVILLLIMLLGLFLKIDICKSIKNRLCLSQTSNDIILYSWQMCLSLPMHRLPTNWFHKYTILFWIWFTLLLRTFYQVYLINSLQTDVRTDNVLSIEDAIEEGYPYGGSLALKDYFIDQPDIYNNWILVDSNEIYPIMKNLSNGMKFVMAMNIETTNIFLAKSQANLYVLPQKIVNSPVVLFFKKYSWLVQSINTLLTNLFEAGLPDKLLEDYVSKGIRIEENDFKSITIEHFHGCFYVLFLGWTLSIVIAIIEKLVYLRRSIPIP from the coding sequence atgtataataacgCCGGAAAATATTTGATTGTCTGCAATGCTGTACCTGGATGTGACGAGACTGAAGCTGTTGAGTTATTTTGGCAATATAGAATaggaaatgtaattttaattaaatacgatAATCAACATAGAGCAACTGGTTACACATTTTTTCATGACGAAAGCTGTGGCCCCGGTCCTCCTGTAAAACTTGAGCATTGGGATGActgtatttttgaaaatagcGTCGATgattgtgaaaataatatgtttcctCTGAagtttaaaaacttacatcgCTGTCCCCTAAAGGTGTCAACTTTCCACCAGGTGCCCTACATGATTCTTGGCGATACTGCTCCAAGCGGTGCTGATggtgatttattaaatattattattgaagcaTTGAATGCAACGCTTGTCCTGGTGATTCCTCGTGATACGGATGGTTGGGGAAGCCTCGAAAGCAATGGAACATGGTCTGGATCTCTTGGAGATGTTTACTATGATTGTGCTAATTTCTCTATGACATCCGCAAGTATAACATTGcatagatataatttttttcaaatgtcaaCAAACTATAACACTATGTCAGTTGTTTGGATAACTCACCCCTCCGATGTGGAATGGTCATCTCTGAAACTTCTACGACCGTATAGCGTAAAACTAAGGTATGCTCTTATTGttattcttttattaattatgttactAGGTCTCTTTCTTAAAATTGATATATgcaaatctattaaaaatagattgtGTTTGTCACAAACCtctaatgatataatattatattcttggCAAATGTGTCTGAGCCTACCAATGCACAGATTACCGACGAATTGGTTTCACAAATATACTATACTATTTTGGATTTGGTTCACCCTTTTACTGAGAACATTTTACCAAGTTTATCTCATCAATTCCTTGCAAACTGATGTGAGGACCGACAATGTTTTGAGTATTGAAGATGCTATTGAAGAAGGATATCCCTACGGGGGAAGTCTCGCCCTGAAGGATTACTTTATAGATCAACctgatatttataataattggatACTGGTGGATAGCAACGAAATATATCCCATCatgaaaaatttatcaaatggTATGAAATTTGTAATGGCCATGAACATAGaaacaacaaacatttttcttgCTAAAAGTCAAGCAAATCTTTATGTTCTCCCACAAAAAATAGTCAATAGTCCagttgtgttattttttaaaaaatactcgTGGTTAGTACAGtctataaatacattattaacgAATCTGTTTGAAGCTGGGTTACCTGATAAATTACTAGAAGACTATGTGTCTAAAGGCATTCGAATTGAAGAAAACGATTTTAAGTCAATAACAATCGAACATTTCCATGGATGCTTTTACGTATTATTTTTGGGATGGACACTGTCTATCGTTATTGCGATTATAGAAAAACTTGTATATTTAAGAAGATCGATTCCCATTCCTTAA
- the LOC123693312 gene encoding bombyxin G-1-like: MNFNMKLATLLLCFMTVVRGERGGRGEKETPVTLCGRQLANARLLVCFGEFVEKRTSPESIFAALADGDKWLDSYMWSGRRGALSADWSRYKRDGLADECCLKPCTTDVILNYC, from the exons ATG AATTTCAACATGAAGTTAGCCACACTTCTGTTGTGTTTCATGACCGTGGTGAGGGGGGAGAGAGGAGGGAGGGGAGAGAAGGAGACGCCAGTTACTCTGTGTGGAAGACAGCTGGCTAATGCCAGACTATTGGTTTGTTTCGGAGAATTTGTGGAGAAACGAACATCGCCCGAATCTATATTTG CTGCATTGGCCGATGGTGACAAATGGCTCGATAGCTACATGTGGAGCGGCCGGCGAGGAGCGCTCAGCGCTGATTGGTCTCGTTACAAGCGTGACGGACTTGCTGACGAATGCTGCTTGAAGCCTTGCACCACTGACGTCATACTGAACTATTGCTAA
- the LOC123693313 gene encoding uncharacterized protein LOC123693313, whose protein sequence is MAFWILFCSLVVMSAAHIGDFEDDCPSYCVGEPYQCINGHCYCASGYMPNLYQTQCVKCPGLGEPCFGLCCSQNMTLQCWHGICQSCYGPNGNWICRDPADQIILISGTQIIMASALVLGIIATFILLYKLCAATTISPVGRSGSNGGSRLSVGSLQIYVDERLRDAPPRYTRSESSRAPMYPAAIYLNSGFVHDNTIPPPPYTPERKDENTQNATVHI, encoded by the exons ATGGCTTTTTGGATCCTGTTTTGCAGTTTGGTGGTGATGTCGGCGGCTCATATTGGTGACTTTGAAG ATGATTGTCCATCATATTGCGTCGGCGAGCCATATCAATGTATAAACGGACATTGCTACTGCGCCAGTGGGTATATGCCGAACCTGTACCAAACACAATGCGTGAAATGCCcag GCTTAGGAGAACCCTGCTTTGGCCTGTGCTGTAGTCAGAACATGACTCTACAATGTTGGCATGGTATATGCCAATCATGCTACGGTCCAAATGGAAACTGGATTTGcag AGACCCAGCTGACCAAATTATTCTAATATCCGGAACTCAGATCATAATGGCATCAGCTTTGGTTTTGGGAATAATTGCCACATTCATACTGTTATACAAACTATGTGCTGCTACAACGATCAG tccTGTAGGAAGAAGTGGCTCAAATGGAGGCAGTAGATTGTCCGTGGGAAGCTTACAAATATATGTTGACGAGAGATTAAGGGATGCACCACCgag ATACACAAGATCGGAATCATCAAGGGCTCCAATGTATCCCGCTGCCATTTACCTAAACTCCggtttt gtCCATGATAACACGATTCCTCCTCCGCCGTACACACCTGAAAGAAAGGACGAGAACACTCAAAACGCAACGGTTCATATATAA
- the LOC123693115 gene encoding huntingtin-interacting protein K has translation MADEEINGDTDDIQHDKDKTQKKTAKHDSGVADLEKVTDYAEEKEISSQDISGALSLIGDRRNKEAAERLEKEKELQKVSVKKDDIELIVKEMEISRILAERTLREHRGDVVAALTTLTN, from the exons ATGGCAGACGAAGAAATTAATGGTGATACCGACGATATCCAGCATGACAAAGATAAAACCCAAAAGAAGACTGCAAAGCACGATAGTGGAGTTGCAGATCTAGAAAAAGTCACAGATTATGctgaagaaaaagaaatatcGTCACAGGATATCTCGGGG GCTTTATCACTCATAGGCGACAGAAGAAACAAAGAGGCTGCTGAAAGATTGGAAAAAGAGAAGGAGTTACAAAAAGTTTCTGTAAAAAAAGACGATATAGAATTAATT gTTAAAGAAATGGAAATCTCGAGGATTCTAGCAGAGAGAACATTGCGGGAACACAGAGGTGATGTTGTTGCGGCATTAACAACACTCACCAATTAG